The stretch of DNA ATTAATGATAAATTGATTTTTTAAATTAAATCCAAGAAAAAAGGATTTACGCTATGAGTAAATCCTTTTTTATTACTTATTCTAAATTTTAATAGGTTGTCAAAGAAACAATATCATTTGTAAATGAATTTAACTTCTCTACACCATTTAAAAATTCTAAATTAACGATAAAAGAAAATTGTGTGACTTTACCACCACATTTTTCTACCAATTTAGCACATGCTTCTGCTGTACCTCCTGTGGCTAACACATCATCATGAACTAACACACGCATACCTTCCTTAATATACGTCTCATTTACTTCGATAGTTGCTTGCCCATATTCTAAATCATATGATTGAGAAACTGTTGGAGGAGGTAATTTCCCTGCTTTACGTACTAAAATAAAAGGAACCCCTAATTTTTGTGCAATTTGAATTCCATACAGAAAACCTCTACTTTCTATACCACATACGGCATCAATTTTACCTTTTGCTTCTTCCACAAAAGCATCGACAATGGCGTTGGATAATTTTGCATCCAAAAACAAAGGCGTAATATCTTTATATTGAATTCCTGGCTGAGGAAAGTCAGCTACATTCGCAATGGTTTGGTCTATACGCTCTCTTAGAGTTGACATAAATTTTACTATGTTTTGTTAAAGTTCAAAGTTAAATAAAAATTATGATCCTTATTCTTCAGGAAATCCTAAACTTTCCCACATTTCATTTGGAATTCGAAT from Faecalibacter sp. LW9 encodes:
- a CDS encoding adenine phosphoribosyltransferase, whose translation is MSTLRERIDQTIANVADFPQPGIQYKDITPLFLDAKLSNAIVDAFVEEAKGKIDAVCGIESRGFLYGIQIAQKLGVPFILVRKAGKLPPPTVSQSYDLEYGQATIEVNETYIKEGMRVLVHDDVLATGGTAEACAKLVEKCGGKVTQFSFIVNLEFLNGVEKLNSFTNDIVSLTTY